Proteins from a genomic interval of Sphingobacterium lactis:
- a CDS encoding TonB-dependent receptor plug domain-containing protein: MLTKKLLLAASLLPSVLLAQNSLTDTTTTINEVLIQENRFQIPFNQHSRNIHVLTQKDLQHLPSVSIAEVLRYVPGLDIRQRGPFGTQADIGIDGGSFEQSLVLINGIKLSDPQTGHHMLNIPIPTEAIERIEILRGPTSRIYGINGLTGAINIVTKQVEGNSLFAHLYTGSNFKPVEESDGDGIYYGTGVQVGGTFAKKSHQHQVYFTKEHSNGQRFNSASDNEKIHYQNSIQLNGSNKIQMLAGYIHNQFGANGFYAAPGDINSEEIVETFLGSISSQHQLSDTWYLNPRINYRYNEDDYRYFKDDLSKGRSQHYTHTLSTELHAHKQFKYFGMGLGVENRMEKINSSNIGDHDRNNLGFFTEFRTDYFKQFIISLGAYVNYNSDYDWQVFPGLDVSYLIDDNWKVSASSGASQRIPSFTDLYLNQRPGNIGNPNLKSEQAWQHEMSLSYHKGYFTAKAGYFYRDISNFIDWVRSSTDVPFQAQNLGENKTNGVFTSLGLHYPFAEQKSVQVNLAYTYLDPSIVKSMDYTTIKYGIQSLKHQFQANAIVQLGPWVVSSANRLLERVSSNSYFISDARIGYNRKNLNIYLDVQNIFDAEYIEVGAVPMPTRWSSLGIKYQLQLK, encoded by the coding sequence ATGTTAACTAAAAAATTATTACTTGCCGCTTCCCTACTTCCTTCAGTGCTTTTAGCGCAAAACTCTCTTACCGACACAACAACAACGATCAATGAAGTATTGATCCAAGAAAATAGATTCCAGATTCCCTTCAATCAACATAGCAGAAACATCCATGTCCTCACGCAAAAGGATCTGCAGCATTTGCCCAGCGTCAGCATTGCCGAAGTTCTGCGTTATGTACCGGGATTGGACATCCGTCAGCGTGGCCCATTCGGCACACAGGCCGATATAGGTATTGATGGAGGTAGTTTTGAGCAGTCGCTTGTCCTGATCAATGGCATCAAGCTATCCGATCCACAAACAGGACACCACATGCTCAATATTCCGATACCGACGGAAGCCATCGAGCGCATTGAAATATTACGGGGGCCAACTTCCCGGATCTATGGCATCAATGGGTTGACCGGTGCGATAAATATCGTGACAAAACAAGTGGAGGGAAACAGTCTATTCGCACATCTCTACACCGGTTCCAACTTTAAACCCGTCGAGGAATCCGATGGTGACGGCATTTACTACGGCACCGGGGTGCAGGTCGGCGGTACGTTTGCAAAGAAGAGCCATCAACACCAAGTTTATTTCACTAAGGAACACAGTAATGGGCAGCGGTTCAACAGCGCTTCGGACAATGAAAAGATCCATTATCAGAATAGCATCCAATTGAATGGCAGCAATAAAATCCAAATGTTGGCCGGCTATATCCATAATCAATTCGGTGCAAATGGTTTCTATGCAGCTCCCGGCGATATCAATTCCGAGGAAATCGTAGAAACCTTTCTGGGAAGTATCTCCAGTCAGCATCAACTTTCCGATACCTGGTACCTGAACCCACGGATCAATTACCGGTACAACGAGGATGATTACCGCTATTTCAAGGACGATTTAAGCAAAGGTAGAAGCCAACACTACACACATACCCTTTCAACGGAATTGCATGCCCACAAGCAATTTAAATACTTCGGTATGGGTTTGGGGGTTGAAAACCGCATGGAGAAGATCAACAGCTCCAATATCGGCGATCACGACAGAAATAACCTGGGCTTCTTTACGGAATTCCGAACGGATTATTTCAAGCAATTTATCATCAGCTTGGGGGCGTATGTGAATTACAATTCCGATTATGACTGGCAGGTTTTTCCGGGGTTGGATGTCAGTTATTTAATTGATGATAACTGGAAAGTATCGGCTAGTTCGGGAGCAAGCCAACGCATCCCTTCCTTTACAGACCTCTACCTGAACCAACGTCCCGGCAACATCGGCAATCCCAACCTGAAAAGCGAGCAGGCCTGGCAACATGAAATGTCCCTGAGTTACCACAAAGGATACTTTACGGCCAAAGCGGGATATTTCTATCGGGATATCAGCAATTTTATCGACTGGGTGAGAAGCAGCACCGATGTACCTTTCCAGGCGCAGAACTTGGGCGAGAACAAAACCAATGGCGTATTCACCTCGCTTGGCCTGCACTATCCTTTTGCAGAACAGAAATCGGTTCAGGTCAACCTAGCCTATACGTACCTGGATCCTTCCATCGTCAAGAGCATGGACTATACAACGATCAAATATGGCATTCAAAGCTTGAAACATCAATTCCAGGCCAATGCGATCGTGCAACTTGGGCCCTGGGTGGTGAGTTCTGCCAACCGTTTACTGGAGCGTGTATCCTCGAATTCCTATTTCATATCGGATGCACGGATCGGCTATAACCGGAAGAACCTTAACATCTACCTGGATGTGCAGAATATATTCGATGCCGAATACATCGAAGTCGGTGCAGTTCCGATGCCTACGCGATGGAGCAGCTTGGGGATCAAGTACCAACTGCAGCTAAAATAA
- the trxA gene encoding thioredoxin produces the protein MALEITDGNFDEVVLKSDKPVLIDFWAEWCGPCRMVGPLVDELATEYEGKAVIGKVNVDNNPDISVRYGIRNIPALLYFKNGEIVDKQIGAVPKSVLAEKLEKQL, from the coding sequence ATGGCATTAGAAATTACAGATGGCAACTTTGATGAAGTTGTATTAAAATCAGATAAACCCGTATTAATCGACTTTTGGGCAGAATGGTGTGGTCCATGCCGCATGGTTGGTCCATTGGTGGATGAATTGGCAACAGAATACGAAGGCAAAGCCGTAATCGGTAAGGTAAATGTGGATAATAACCCGGATATTTCCGTGCGTTACGGTATCCGTAATATCCCTGCGTTGTTATACTTCAAGAACGGTGAGATCGTTGATAAACAAATTGGCGCCGTGCCGAAGTCTGTTTTAGCTGAGAAATTAGAAAAACAATTATAA